The Paenarthrobacter aurescens region TACGTCCCCAACGGACGGGCATTCATCGTGGAGCTACTTTTCGAAGGAAAGAGCTCGGACGAGAAGAAGTACACGCTGGCCGAGGCGAGGGCGGGACGTGAGGACATCAGTGTTCCCCGGGTTGAGGACCCCGTCATCGGCAATGCCCTCTACCCTTCGGGTTCTGCGAACCCAAACCCAGACGAGGTCTTCCCGGTGACAGGATTTGAGCCCTACACCAAGCCGACCCCGTGGGACCAGGCCGTGAAAGAGTTCGAAGAGTGTCTAAAGCGCTATAGCAGCTACCCAGTGCGCGCGTCCCTCAGTGAAGGCCTGGAAGAACTCGGTATCCTCGCCTCACCTACACACGCATCGGGTGGGACTGGCAGCACCAGCATCAGCGTTAGGGCGACGCCCACGTTGTTGGAATCACCATTGGCTGTCCGCGAATACACGGCAGCCTTCATGATCCTGCAATGGAGGCGGGCTGATGATTCGTCCGCTTATGAGTCCTTCTATCCCAACCGCAAGCAGATGGCGGCAATCCGACGGATCTACAAAGAGCAAGGCCTCTACCCCTTCGATGTGGATCCCAACGGCGTCTACTTCAATCTTGCAGTGGACAAGATGATCCGCACCGTTACCAGGCTGCGGCTGACAAAGGAACTCGTAGAGTGGGAGGCTTCCCTCCCGGCACCCGTCACTGAGGAAGCAGCAGCAAGGAGAAACAGATCCTGCGCGTGGGATATCCGGATGCACATTCAAGAGCACGAAGACCAAATCTGGAACTCCGAATTGGACGATCGCGTCCACACGCTCAGCACCATCTGAGGCCCCCTTGTTAGGGCGAAGGGGCCGGACAATTGTATTTGGGTACCTTGTCCGGCCCCGGCCCTGCGGTTCGTCCAACCGCCAACTATTGGGGGTTTATTGGAGGTCGTTCCTGAGCCGCTGAGATCAGTAAAGTCCAGCGCCTAGTGCCTGAACACGAGTAGTAGGTACTCGTCTTTCGGCCTTATCCGAGAGCCGGCTACTTGCTGCGTCGGCCTTTTTCCTTGTGATTCCGGGGTTGAATGCCGGAAGCCTACTGTTTCAGGACAACTGAGCCGGAAAATATTCAGCCAATAATTGGCCGCTCCTCCGGGAGTTGGAACAACCTCGGCCGTGATGCCAATGCGATGGCTGACGCAACGGTGATGGTGCCAATGCGGCCGGTGAACATCAAGGCCATCAGTACCCATTCGGCAGTGGGCGGCAGGTTGTACGTGATTCCCGTGCTCAGTCCCACTGTTCCGAACGCGGAGATGGTTTCGAAGAGCACTTTCTCAAGACTGTAATCGGTGGTGATCAGAAGCAGCATCGTCCCGAGGATCACGGCGCCGACGCCCAGCAGGGCAACGGTAAGAGCCTGGCGCTGGGTGGAGGAACTGATGGAACGGTGTGCAATGGTCACCTGCTCGCGTCCGCGGACTTCATTCCAAATGGCGAATCCCAGCACCAGGAAGGTGGTGATCTTGATGCCGCCAGCGGTTCCTGCGCTGCCGCCACCAATGAACATCAGAACGTTGGTGACCATGAGCGTCTCAGGCGTAGCTACACCGTAGTCGATGCTGTTGAAGCCAGCCGTCCTGGGAAACACACCACCAGCCAACGATCCCAGGATCTTTCCCCCGAAACTCAGCGGGCCGAGGGTCTCGGCACGGTTCCATTCAAAGGCGGCGAACAGCGCTATGCCCCCAGTCAGCAGCAGCAAAGAACCATAAACGGTCAGCCGGAGATGAATGGTCCAGTTCCTGAACCTCAGGGGGTCCCTCATCAATTGGATGATCACAGGGAAACCAAGACCACCGGCGATGATGGCTGCGCAGATGGGAACGATAATCCAGGGGTCCTCGGCGAAGCCGATAAGGTTGTCGCTATACAGCGCGAAACCTGCGTTGTTGAAGGCGGACACTGCATGGAACATGCCGTGCCAAAGAGCCGTCCCCAGGATGTTGTTGTCATAGGCCACCCAAAAACGTGCCGTGAGGACAAGCGCCGTCGCTGCCTCGAAGAAGACCATGATCTTCAGGACCCTGAACAGCACGGACTTAACGTCACCGAAGTTCAACGTGTGGGTCTCGGATTGAGCCACGAGTTGCCCACGCAGGCCAATTGTTTTGCGGACGAACAGGGCCAGCAGGGTTGCCAGGGACATGATCCCGAACCCTCCCACCTGGATAAGCCCCAGAATCACAGCGTGACCGAATGGAGTCCAGTATGTGGCAGTGTCCACGGTGATCAGGCCGGTGACGCAAACAGAGGAGACGGCTGTGAAGAAGGCCGTTGTGACAACATCTTCGCCCTCACCGGTTCGCGATATGGGCAGCATCAAAATGAGCGCGCCCAGGATAATCACGGCCAGGAACGCCAACGGGACTGAACGGACCGGGTGCAGCAGCGCAGTCTTCAGCCGTTCGCCTTCCCGGCCAATTGACTGCAGGACTGGGTTGTGGCGGAGCAGGGAACGTTCGGCTGCGGGCAGCTTTTCCGGGGCGCGCGTCATCTGACCTCCAGCCAAGGATGTCTGATCACTGGTTCCCTTTCCGGGCAGCCCTGTAGCGTCCCACCCGTGCCGAAATTAGCACCGCTGAGCTGCCGCCAGTGGGGAATGAGACATTTCTTGATGATTCCTTAACGCCGGCCGTTAAGAGCGCATCAAGATTTGGGTCGTAGGCATTAAGGAACCGTAAGGAAACGCTTTTCGCCGGGTTAGCAGGAGTTGACTGTCATCGGCCCTGAAAAGGGGCCCTGATGAAAGGACGTTCCAGTGGCCGACGTGGCTGTTGTGGTGATTCTTATGCTGAGCATGGGAATGGTGATGTGGGTTGCCCACCTCTTGGGCAAAATGGTGGACGGCGAAGGCCCGGTGAGTGGGCGATGAACGCCGATGCCATCATGTGGGTCAGCCTGTTCATTCTGGGTTTGGCCGTTGCCGGGTATCTGGTGGCCGTGCTGCTCAACCCGGAAAAGTGGTGACAGAGGGTGGTTTTCAGTACTGCATCTTTCATCACCCAGGTAGCCGTTCTGGTGCTGGCGCTGGCGCTGCTTCACAAGCCTTTGGGTTTGTACATGGCCCGGGTTTTCACCAACACCAAACACTCCAGGCCTGAAAAAATCCTCTACCGCCTTGCGGGTGTGGACTCGGGAACTGAGCAGAGCTGGTCTGTATATCTGCGCAGCGTTCTGCTCTTCTCCCTGATCTCCATCCTGGTGATCTTCGCCCTGCAGCGACTGCAGGGCGTATTGCCCGGCAGCAATTCCCTGCCCGGCG contains the following coding sequences:
- a CDS encoding potassium-transporting ATPase subunit F, coding for MNADAIMWVSLFILGLAVAGYLVAVLLNPEKW
- a CDS encoding TrkH family potassium uptake protein, which produces MTRAPEKLPAAERSLLRHNPVLQSIGREGERLKTALLHPVRSVPLAFLAVIILGALILMLPISRTGEGEDVVTTAFFTAVSSVCVTGLITVDTATYWTPFGHAVILGLIQVGGFGIMSLATLLALFVRKTIGLRGQLVAQSETHTLNFGDVKSVLFRVLKIMVFFEAATALVLTARFWVAYDNNILGTALWHGMFHAVSAFNNAGFALYSDNLIGFAEDPWIIVPICAAIIAGGLGFPVIIQLMRDPLRFRNWTIHLRLTVYGSLLLLTGGIALFAAFEWNRAETLGPLSFGGKILGSLAGGVFPRTAGFNSIDYGVATPETLMVTNVLMFIGGGSAGTAGGIKITTFLVLGFAIWNEVRGREQVTIAHRSISSSTQRQALTVALLGVGAVILGTMLLLITTDYSLEKVLFETISAFGTVGLSTGITYNLPPTAEWVLMALMFTGRIGTITVASAIALASRPRLFQLPEERPIIG